Proteins encoded together in one Vigna angularis cultivar LongXiaoDou No.4 chromosome 5, ASM1680809v1, whole genome shotgun sequence window:
- the LOC108339054 gene encoding cysteine-rich receptor-like protein kinase 10 isoform X1, giving the protein MVGTQLSVRSICFGFLLSLSFSSFSFTKAQTPIYQGSYCQNTTQEHLTTAYKSNLEIILSWMSSDAATSKGYNYTSIGNKNTVYGLYNCRGDVVGYFCQFCVSNAAREIPQHCPNSVSAMVWYDFCILKYSNENFFGKILTHPTWHAVGTKNISNKEETKKGEDFMRSLIRKATVETSMLYYMDAFNLSFTQSRYGMVQCTKDLTNDGCRECLEAMLAEVPKFCEQKLGWFIWSGTCMIKYDDQMFYLLNNQSSSSRESDKHGGRKRSKILIMSFSVMGSTTLLCLGVYFFCYRRRDGIRLSSFHKIQTEEMLNTDLPIIPLITILQSTDNFSEASKLGEGGFGSVYKGILPDGRQIAVKRLSEFSGQGSEEFNNEVMFIAKLQHRNLVRLYACCLEENEKILVYEYMPNSSLYFHLFDDEKRKQLDWKLRLSIINGIARGLLYLHEDSRLRVIHRDLKASNVLLDHDMNPKISDFGLAKAFEIGQNQANTKRVMGTFGYMAPEYAMQGLFSVKSDVFSFGVLVLETICGRKNNGFYLSEHDETLLLYAWRIWCEGKSLELMDPMLENSFKASEVEKCIHIALLCVQENATYRPTMLDVVVMLGSDRLTLPKPKHPAFSVGRKFSEEVPKSKRSKNLLSTVVTISITLPR; this is encoded by the exons ATGGTGGGAACACAACTAAGCGTGAGATCAATATGCTTTGGTTTCTTGTTATCTTTGAGTTTCAGTTCGTTCAGTTTTACAAAGGCACAAACACCAATTTACCAGGGAAGTTACTGCCAAAACACCACCCAAGAACATCTTACCACTGCATACAAAAGCAATCTTGAGATAATCCTCTCATGGATGTCCTCAGATGCAGCCACAAGCAAAGGTTATAACTACACCAGCATAGGAAACAAAAACACCGTGTATGGCCTCTACAATTGCCGTGGTGACGTGGTTGGATACTTTTGTCAATTCTGTGTCTCTAATGCTGCCAGAGAAATTCCTCAGCACTGCCCCAATAGTGTGTCTGCTATGGTGTGGTATGATTTCTGCATTCTCAAGTACTCAAATGAGAACTTCTTTGGGAAAATTCTTACACACCCGACATGGCATGCCGTTGGAACAAAAAACATTTCAAACAAAGAAGAGACTAAGAAAGGTGAGGATTTTATGAGAAGCTTAATCAGAAAAGCAACTGTGGAAACCAGCATGTTATACTACATGGATGCCTTCAATTTGAGTTTCACTCAATCAAGGTATGGCATGGTGCAATGCACTAAAGATCTCACAAATGATGGATGCAGAGAGTGTTTGGAGGCCATGTTAGCAGAAGTTCCCAAATTCTGCGAACAAAAATTAGGATGGTTCATTTGGTCTGGAACTTGTATGATAAAGTATGATGACCAAATGTTCTACCTTCTTAATAACCAATCATCTTCAAGTCGGGAATCAG ATAAACATGGAGGTAGAAAGAGGTCAAAAATCTTAATCATGAGCTTCTCTGTGATGGGGTCAACAACCCTTCTATGTTTGGGTGTATATTTTTTCTGTTACAGAAGAAGAG ATGGGATTCGGCTGTCATCATTTCATAAAATTCAAACTGAGGAAATGTTGAACACTGACCTGCCTATAATCCCATTAATCACAATTCTGCAGAGTACTGATAACTTTTCAGAAGCATCTAAATTGGGGGAAGGTGGATTTGGCTCCGTTTACAAG GGGATTCTACCAGATGGAAGACAAATAGCAGTCAAAAGGCTGTCAGAATTTTCTGGTCAAGGTTCAGAGGAGTTCAATAATGAAGTAATGTTTATAGCTAAATTGCAACATCGAAACCTTGTAAGACTCTATGCATGCTGCTTGGAGGAAAACGAAAAGATACTTGTATACGAGTATATGCCAAACTCAAGTCTGTACTTTCACCTGTTTG atgatgagaaaagaaaacaacttGATTGGAAACTAAGATTAAGCATTATCAATGGAATAGCAAGAGGTCTTCTATACCTTCATGAGGACTCTCGACTCAGAGTAATTCATAGAGATCTCAAAGCTAGCAATGTTCTATTAGACCATGACATGAATCCCAAAATATCAGACTTTGGATTGGCAAAGGCATTTGAAATTGGACAGAACCAAGCTAATACAAAGCGAGTAATGGGCACTTT TGGATACATGGCTCCTGAGTACGCTATGCAAGGATTGTTTTCAGTGAAATCTGATGTTTTCAGCTTTGGAGTTCTAGTTCTGGAAACCATTTGTGGAAGAAAAAACAACGGATTCTATCTGTCAGAGCATGATGAAACTCTTCTTTTATAC GCTTGGAGAATATGGTGTGAAGGAAAATCTTTGGAATTGATGGACCCAATGCTGGAAAATTCCTTCAAAGCCAGTGAAGTTGAGAAGTGCATACACATTGCATTGTTGTGTGTTCAAGAAAATGCAACGTACAGACCAACCATGTTAGATGTTGTTGTAATGCTAGGGAGTGACAGATTGACCCTTCCAAAACCCAAGCACCCAGCATTTTCTGTTGGAAGAAAGTTCTCAGAGGAAGTACCAAAATCAAAAAGATCCAAGAATCTTCTTAGTACTGTTGTAACAATCTCTATTACTTTACCTAGGTAA
- the LOC108339054 gene encoding cysteine-rich receptor-like protein kinase 25 isoform X2 codes for MLAEVPKFCEQKLGWFIWSGTCMIKYDDQMFYLLNNQSSSSRESDKHGGRKRSKILIMSFSVMGSTTLLCLGVYFFCYRRRDGIRLSSFHKIQTEEMLNTDLPIIPLITILQSTDNFSEASKLGEGGFGSVYKGILPDGRQIAVKRLSEFSGQGSEEFNNEVMFIAKLQHRNLVRLYACCLEENEKILVYEYMPNSSLYFHLFDDEKRKQLDWKLRLSIINGIARGLLYLHEDSRLRVIHRDLKASNVLLDHDMNPKISDFGLAKAFEIGQNQANTKRVMGTFGYMAPEYAMQGLFSVKSDVFSFGVLVLETICGRKNNGFYLSEHDETLLLYAWRIWCEGKSLELMDPMLENSFKASEVEKCIHIALLCVQENATYRPTMLDVVVMLGSDRLTLPKPKHPAFSVGRKFSEEVPKSKRSKNLLSTVVTISITLPR; via the exons ATGTTAGCAGAAGTTCCCAAATTCTGCGAACAAAAATTAGGATGGTTCATTTGGTCTGGAACTTGTATGATAAAGTATGATGACCAAATGTTCTACCTTCTTAATAACCAATCATCTTCAAGTCGGGAATCAG ATAAACATGGAGGTAGAAAGAGGTCAAAAATCTTAATCATGAGCTTCTCTGTGATGGGGTCAACAACCCTTCTATGTTTGGGTGTATATTTTTTCTGTTACAGAAGAAGAG ATGGGATTCGGCTGTCATCATTTCATAAAATTCAAACTGAGGAAATGTTGAACACTGACCTGCCTATAATCCCATTAATCACAATTCTGCAGAGTACTGATAACTTTTCAGAAGCATCTAAATTGGGGGAAGGTGGATTTGGCTCCGTTTACAAG GGGATTCTACCAGATGGAAGACAAATAGCAGTCAAAAGGCTGTCAGAATTTTCTGGTCAAGGTTCAGAGGAGTTCAATAATGAAGTAATGTTTATAGCTAAATTGCAACATCGAAACCTTGTAAGACTCTATGCATGCTGCTTGGAGGAAAACGAAAAGATACTTGTATACGAGTATATGCCAAACTCAAGTCTGTACTTTCACCTGTTTG atgatgagaaaagaaaacaacttGATTGGAAACTAAGATTAAGCATTATCAATGGAATAGCAAGAGGTCTTCTATACCTTCATGAGGACTCTCGACTCAGAGTAATTCATAGAGATCTCAAAGCTAGCAATGTTCTATTAGACCATGACATGAATCCCAAAATATCAGACTTTGGATTGGCAAAGGCATTTGAAATTGGACAGAACCAAGCTAATACAAAGCGAGTAATGGGCACTTT TGGATACATGGCTCCTGAGTACGCTATGCAAGGATTGTTTTCAGTGAAATCTGATGTTTTCAGCTTTGGAGTTCTAGTTCTGGAAACCATTTGTGGAAGAAAAAACAACGGATTCTATCTGTCAGAGCATGATGAAACTCTTCTTTTATAC GCTTGGAGAATATGGTGTGAAGGAAAATCTTTGGAATTGATGGACCCAATGCTGGAAAATTCCTTCAAAGCCAGTGAAGTTGAGAAGTGCATACACATTGCATTGTTGTGTGTTCAAGAAAATGCAACGTACAGACCAACCATGTTAGATGTTGTTGTAATGCTAGGGAGTGACAGATTGACCCTTCCAAAACCCAAGCACCCAGCATTTTCTGTTGGAAGAAAGTTCTCAGAGGAAGTACCAAAATCAAAAAGATCCAAGAATCTTCTTAGTACTGTTGTAACAATCTCTATTACTTTACCTAGGTAA